One segment of Nocardioides sp. QY071 DNA contains the following:
- a CDS encoding flagellar assembly protein FliW — MDLPVIELAHPMPGFPDDARFALVRLDDDGVLHGFRSLDSQDLQFVVVPPAPFYPDYALDLDDDTATELGIDESSAADVLVLLVVRAGATLADTTVNLRAPLVVNPATRRASQVILDDADLPLAAPLVA, encoded by the coding sequence ATGGACCTTCCCGTCATCGAGCTCGCCCACCCGATGCCCGGGTTCCCCGACGACGCCCGGTTCGCCCTGGTCCGCCTCGACGACGACGGCGTGCTCCACGGCTTCCGCTCCCTCGACAGCCAGGACCTGCAGTTCGTGGTCGTCCCGCCGGCGCCGTTCTACCCGGACTACGCGCTCGACCTCGACGACGACACCGCGACCGAGCTCGGCATCGACGAGTCGTCGGCCGCCGACGTGCTCGTGCTGCTCGTCGTCCGCGCCGGCGCGACCCTCGCCGACACCACGGTCAACCTGCGCGCCCCGCTCGTGGTCAACCCGGCCACCCGCCGCGCCAGCCAGGTGATCCTCGACGACGCCGACCTGCCCCTCGCCGCACCGTTGGTCGCATGA
- the flgK gene encoding flagellar hook-associated protein FlgK: MVGSFGSINTALSGLRYNQVALDVAGNNIANAGTDGYVRRRVVGASVSSAQAALWSRYDGHGEGVAVGEVRRMTDPLLDSRVRREHGLLSYLSTSRTILARVEDGVGEPGPNGVHAAMLDLRNAWQDLSLNPGGTAARQQVLGRAETLAQALRGQVANVAGEEADQRVHATNLVSEVNTAASGLAALNHDILVTEQNGTDAGVLRDRRDVLATRLAELTGGVTTVQPDGQFTVTVAGTALVQGKEAGTFVLASGITPTGDADGSPISYRIDATWGSTVLPSGSAGPGGELGAVTEVLTTTLPAYRAGLDAVAADLAASVNAQQAAGFDASGAAGAPLFSYDPLVGAASLQVAITDPSKLAASSVGGGALDGANADLLSRVGTYPDAYQRLVNGLGTDVAALDRRTANQTSLSGALDDAREQQAGVNLDEETVNMVSAQRAYEAAARLMTTIDEVLDTLINRTGLVGR; the protein is encoded by the coding sequence CCAACGCCGGCACCGACGGCTACGTCCGCCGCCGCGTGGTGGGTGCATCGGTCAGCAGTGCACAGGCCGCGCTCTGGTCGCGCTACGACGGCCACGGCGAGGGCGTCGCCGTCGGTGAGGTACGCCGGATGACCGACCCGCTCCTGGACTCCCGGGTACGCCGCGAGCACGGCCTGCTCTCCTACCTCTCCACCAGCCGCACGATCCTGGCCCGGGTCGAGGACGGCGTCGGCGAGCCCGGCCCCAACGGCGTGCACGCCGCGATGCTCGACCTCCGCAACGCCTGGCAGGACCTCTCGCTGAACCCCGGCGGCACCGCCGCCCGGCAGCAGGTGCTCGGCCGCGCCGAGACCCTCGCCCAGGCCCTGCGCGGCCAGGTCGCCAACGTCGCGGGCGAGGAGGCCGACCAACGGGTGCACGCCACCAACCTGGTCAGCGAGGTCAACACCGCCGCCTCGGGCCTGGCGGCGCTCAACCACGACATCCTCGTCACCGAGCAGAACGGCACCGACGCGGGCGTGCTGCGCGACCGTCGCGACGTGCTGGCGACCCGCCTCGCAGAGCTCACCGGCGGCGTCACGACCGTCCAGCCCGACGGCCAGTTCACCGTCACCGTCGCGGGCACCGCGCTGGTCCAGGGCAAGGAGGCCGGAACCTTCGTGCTCGCCTCCGGCATCACCCCGACCGGCGACGCCGACGGCTCGCCGATCAGCTACCGGATCGACGCGACCTGGGGGAGCACCGTGCTCCCGTCCGGCTCGGCCGGTCCCGGCGGTGAGCTGGGTGCGGTCACCGAGGTGCTCACGACCACGCTGCCGGCGTACCGCGCCGGTCTGGACGCCGTCGCCGCCGACCTCGCCGCTTCCGTCAACGCCCAGCAGGCAGCGGGCTTCGACGCCAGCGGCGCCGCGGGTGCGCCGCTGTTCAGCTACGACCCGCTGGTCGGCGCCGCCAGTCTGCAGGTCGCGATCACCGACCCCTCGAAGCTCGCCGCGTCCAGCGTCGGCGGCGGGGCGCTGGACGGCGCCAACGCCGACCTGCTCAGCCGGGTCGGCACCTATCCGGACGCCTACCAGCGCCTGGTCAACGGCCTCGGGACGGACGTGGCGGCGCTGGATCGCCGTACGGCAAACCAGACGTCGCTCTCCGGCGCCCTCGACGACGCTCGCGAGCAGCAGGCGGGCGTCAACCTCGACGAGGAGACGGTCAACATGGTCTCCGCGCAGCGGGCCTACGAGGCGGCGGCGCGGCTGATGACCACGATCGACGAGGTCCTCGACACGCTCATCAACCGCACCGGCCTGGTCGGCCGCTAG
- a CDS encoding carbon storage regulator, protein MLVLSRRIGESVVIGGGSPEAVTVTVLEVRGDVVRIGIDAPRSVAVHRAELLAELADANADAASPPEDAVASLSQALRSRS, encoded by the coding sequence GTGCTGGTTCTCTCGCGTCGCATCGGCGAAAGCGTCGTCATCGGCGGCGGCTCGCCCGAGGCCGTCACGGTCACCGTCCTCGAGGTCCGCGGCGACGTCGTACGCATCGGCATCGACGCGCCCCGCTCGGTGGCCGTCCACCGCGCCGAGCTCCTCGCCGAGCTCGCCGACGCCAACGCCGACGCCGCCTCGCCGCCCGAGGACGCCGTCGCCTCCCTCAGCCAGGCCCTCCGCTCGCGCAGCTGA
- a CDS encoding flagellin has translation MTIGRVTQRMLTEGSLANLQRNLGHMASLQEQLSTGRVINRPSDNPTGTTAAMRIRTSVSDQGQYARNAQDGLGWLTQVDSTLDAVTTSVRRARDLALQGANTGAMGQQARDALAIEIDGVREQLLGQANASYLERPVFGGVTAGGQAYDSTGSWVGVAGAVNRRVADDVVVQVDVDGRTVFGDGAASVFAELDALATALRSGDTAGITASIDVLRTRENTVTGVRAAAGTRYQRIEQSAQAADDAKMSLANNLSSIENADLADTTVHLKMQEVAYQAALAATSRVMQPSLLDFLR, from the coding sequence ATGACGATCGGACGCGTGACCCAGCGGATGCTCACCGAGGGCTCGCTGGCGAACCTGCAGCGCAACCTCGGCCACATGGCGTCGCTGCAGGAGCAGCTCTCGACCGGGCGGGTCATCAACCGGCCCTCCGACAACCCGACCGGCACCACCGCCGCGATGCGGATCCGGACCTCGGTCTCCGACCAGGGCCAGTACGCCCGCAACGCCCAGGACGGCCTCGGCTGGCTGACCCAGGTCGACAGCACGCTCGACGCGGTCACGACCTCGGTACGCCGGGCGCGGGACCTCGCGCTGCAGGGCGCCAACACCGGTGCGATGGGGCAGCAGGCCCGCGACGCACTGGCGATCGAGATCGACGGGGTCCGCGAGCAGCTGCTCGGCCAGGCCAACGCGTCGTACCTCGAGCGGCCGGTCTTCGGCGGCGTCACCGCCGGCGGCCAGGCCTACGACAGCACGGGCAGCTGGGTCGGCGTCGCCGGCGCGGTCAACCGACGCGTCGCCGACGACGTGGTCGTCCAGGTCGACGTCGACGGCCGCACCGTCTTCGGCGACGGCGCCGCTTCGGTCTTCGCCGAGCTCGACGCCCTCGCCACCGCGCTGCGCTCGGGCGACACGGCGGGCATCACCGCCTCGATCGACGTGCTCCGCACGCGGGAGAACACCGTCACCGGCGTCCGCGCCGCGGCCGGCACCCGGTACCAGCGCATCGAGCAGTCGGCGCAGGCCGCCGACGACGCCAAGATGTCGCTGGCGAACAACCTCAGCTCGATCGAGAACGCCGACCTCGCCGACACGACCGTGCACCTGAAGATGCAGGAGGTCGCCTACCAGGCGGCCCTCGCCGCGACCTCGCGCGTCATGCAGCCCAGCCTGCTGGACTTCCTGCGATGA